The proteins below are encoded in one region of Paenacidovorax monticola:
- a CDS encoding branched-chain amino acid ABC transporter permease, with protein MNSKNIATMGYGLLLAGLIVAPFLGAYPVFVMKLMCFALFASAFNLLLGYTGLLSFGHAAFLGGAAYVAGHAIKVWGLTPELGLLLGMGGGALLGLLFGWLAIRRQGIYFSMITLALAQMLFFACLQAPFTGGEDGLQGVPRGKLFGFIDLANDMVMYYVALAIVVAAFLLIVRTIHSPFGQVLKGIKENEPRAISLGYDTHRFKLLAFVLSAALAGLAGALKTLVLGFATLSDVHWTASGQVILMTLVGGLGTLSGPLVGSAVVVLLENKIGELGNLLAALTSVEWFKTLGESVTIVTGLIFVVCVLAFRRGIMGEIIAWLVRRRAAMKG; from the coding sequence ATGAACTCCAAGAACATCGCCACCATGGGATACGGCCTGCTGCTGGCCGGCCTGATCGTCGCGCCTTTCCTCGGCGCCTACCCGGTCTTCGTGATGAAGCTCATGTGCTTCGCACTGTTCGCGTCGGCCTTCAACCTGCTGCTGGGCTACACGGGCCTGCTGTCCTTCGGCCACGCGGCCTTCCTGGGCGGAGCGGCCTATGTCGCGGGCCACGCCATCAAGGTGTGGGGCCTCACGCCCGAGCTGGGCCTGCTGCTCGGCATGGGCGGCGGCGCGCTGCTGGGCCTGCTGTTCGGCTGGCTGGCCATCCGCCGCCAGGGCATCTACTTCTCGATGATCACGCTGGCGCTGGCGCAGATGCTGTTCTTTGCCTGCCTCCAGGCTCCGTTCACGGGCGGCGAGGACGGACTGCAGGGCGTGCCGCGCGGCAAGCTGTTCGGCTTCATCGATCTCGCGAACGACATGGTCATGTACTACGTGGCGCTCGCCATCGTGGTGGCCGCCTTCCTGCTGATCGTGCGCACCATCCACTCGCCCTTCGGCCAGGTGCTCAAGGGCATCAAGGAGAACGAGCCGCGTGCCATCTCCCTGGGCTACGACACGCACCGCTTCAAGCTGCTGGCCTTCGTGCTGTCGGCCGCGCTCGCGGGCTTGGCTGGCGCGCTCAAGACCCTGGTGCTGGGCTTTGCCACGCTGTCCGACGTGCACTGGACGGCCTCGGGCCAGGTCATCCTGATGACCCTGGTGGGTGGCCTGGGCACGCTGTCGGGTCCGCTTGTGGGCTCGGCCGTGGTGGTGCTGCTGGAGAACAAGATCGGCGAACTGGGCAACCTGCTCGCGGCCCTGACCAGCGTGGAGTGGTTCAAGACGCTGGGCGAATCGGTGACCATCGTCACGGGCCTGATCTTCGTGGTCTGCGTGCTGGCCTTCCGCCGCGGCATCATGGGCGAGATCATCGCGTGGCTGGTACGCCGCCGCGCCGCGATGAAGGGCTGA
- a CDS encoding branched-chain amino acid ABC transporter permease — protein MEIFGVSMPAMMSQLLLGLVNGSFYAILSLGLAVIFGLLNVINFAHGALFMMGALITWMAMNYLGINYWLMLVLAPLVVGIFGVLIERLLLRWIYKLDHLYGLLLTLGLTLLIEGVFRSIYGVSGLGYDTPELLEGATNLGFMIMPNYRAWVVVASIVVCITTWYVIEKTKLGAYLRAGTENPRLVEAFGVNVPVMITLTYAFGAGLAAFAGVLAAPVYQVTPLMGQNLIIVVFAVVVIGGMGSIMGSILTGLGLGIIEGFTKVFYPEASSTVVFVIMVIVLLIRPAGLFGKEK, from the coding sequence ATGGAAATCTTTGGTGTTTCAATGCCGGCCATGATGAGCCAGCTCCTCCTGGGGCTGGTCAATGGCTCGTTCTATGCAATTCTCAGCCTGGGGCTGGCCGTGATCTTCGGCCTGCTCAACGTCATCAACTTCGCCCACGGGGCGCTGTTCATGATGGGGGCCTTGATCACCTGGATGGCCATGAACTATCTGGGCATCAACTACTGGTTGATGCTGGTGCTGGCGCCGCTGGTGGTGGGGATATTCGGTGTGCTGATCGAGCGCCTGCTGCTGCGCTGGATCTACAAGCTCGACCATCTGTATGGCCTGCTGCTGACCCTGGGCCTCACGCTGCTGATTGAAGGCGTCTTCCGCTCGATCTACGGCGTGTCGGGCCTGGGCTACGACACGCCCGAACTGCTCGAAGGCGCGACCAACCTCGGCTTCATGATCATGCCGAACTACCGCGCCTGGGTGGTGGTGGCCTCCATCGTGGTCTGCATCACGACCTGGTACGTGATCGAGAAGACCAAGCTGGGCGCCTATCTGCGCGCCGGTACTGAGAATCCGCGCCTGGTCGAGGCCTTCGGCGTGAACGTGCCCGTCATGATCACGCTGACCTACGCCTTCGGCGCGGGCCTGGCCGCCTTCGCCGGCGTGCTCGCCGCGCCGGTCTACCAGGTGACGCCGCTCATGGGCCAGAACCTCATCATCGTGGTGTTCGCCGTGGTGGTGATCGGCGGCATGGGCTCCATCATGGGCTCCATCCTGACCGGCCTGGGCCTGGGCATCATCGAGGGGTTCACCAAGGTGTTCTACCCCGAGGCCTCCTCCACCGTGGTGTTCGTCATCATGGTCATCGTTCTCCTGATCCGCCCCGCTGGCCTGTTCGGCAAGGAAAAATAA